A segment of the Maylandia zebra isolate NMK-2024a linkage group LG2, Mzebra_GT3a, whole genome shotgun sequence genome:
TTTTTGTTAAACAAGCCTCCTGATTCAAGAGACAGACTTCACTTATCCTATTTACTCACTATGTAAGTATTTAAACGAcattttgcatttaatcattagttattattaaactATCGCTCTCTTCCACAATATCtgctttattctgtttttaGATGAAAGTATATCTagttctgctgaaggtttcttctgttaaagggagttttcccttcctactgtcaccaagtgcttgctcaaaaaGGGAAGATTGATTTTTGGGGTTatctctctattattgtagggtcttcatGTTACAAAACAAAGTGCCTCAGGTTGAATGTTATTGTAATTTGGtgctaaataaatacaaatgaattgaattgattggTCACCTATCTCTTAAACACACTCTCAGACTTGGAGGTACTAGAGCCCAGTTAACAACAAACCTTCCCAGCAGGAATCAGTGAGCACTTGTTGAAGCCAGAAAGCccacataaaatataaattaaaaagaaaaatattcccaTGATCTCTGAACTGGAAACCTCTGACAATTTGACTATGGCTAAAAATTATATCCTTAAAAGTTATGGATATAATTATAAACAGAACAATTAACAAAAAGCACCATTTGTGTAGCCCAAGACCTACCAGCAACTAGCATGTTCATAGTGCCATTTAGAAAGTCTATGTGATTAACAAGATATTTAGTACATTTGTACATGTAAGATATGAGTTCATTGTTTGAGAGTGTGGTAGTCGAGATTTTATCGTTTTTATATTAATTCcatattttatgtttatttagaCATTTTGCGTGACTTCATCGAAAGTAAAGactatttttgttttataaagcatttaaaaaagaaactgaaatgtaATGAAATGACACAGACAAGGCACAAagacacataaaacacacagatATTCATCCCCAGATGCAAACATAAACTGGACCCAAACGCAGACAATGGAGATGAATGTGGATCTTTAACAAAAACGAGCCTTTATTCTTGACTGCACAAAAAGCTACAAAACAAAAGGTGGCGGAGgaactgagaaaaaacaaacaaaaagctaaaCCGGGAAAAGCTCAATTAAAGAACATGAGGAACATAGAAAACATTACCAAAAACCTGAAACTGGAAACGCGGAACCTAAGACAtggaaaccttgaggaggaaaTGCAGGATGAAACACGGGGGAtgacaaacaggagaaaacgcAGACAATCTGACAGAGGCAAGCGCACACTATATATTACACACAGAGAAGTGAGGAAAtggcaggcaggcagggaaCACAGCTCACAATAATCAGACGAGATGAGACcaggtggaagcaaaacagaataCACTGATGCACAAGACTCTccgaagtaaaacaggaaagggGAACATAGAACCAAGAACACTAGACACAACACAAGTAACACAAGGGAGGCACAGAGAACACCTAAACACTGGAAATAATTACAAATAACGAATAAACTAACAAAATCAATGAATATTAATAAACATAAACTGGGAGTCACTAGACTCCGGACCCTCAAAGTAAGTCATATTCATCATAATACAtgtcattattattgttgttattattgctgttgttgtgattattAGCAGAGATGATGCATTGCAAGGCGGTCCGTGCAGCTGTGCATGATATAACACTAACATGCAAACTAAAATGGGACTAGGTGACCTAGCATAAAAACAACGAAAGCTATAATTCACATTCAAATTTCCATTCAACTATTTAAGGTAGAAACAAACTACATTAtctaatcttaaaaaaaaaacaaaaagcagcaaatatAAAGTCAAGCTCACCTAACAGGAAAGACAAACAGGCAATACAATGCTACTGCAGTAACAAACAACATGGCTGCAAGGCTCAGTTCAGATAAACTCACCAACACAGTTGATCCTGACTCTCACATTCCTGAATTTATACTGTCAGTCTGCACAAGTGTTTTCTCACACTACAGTATCTCCAACaaaaacaatttgtttttacaAGAAAAGCTTCTAATTCAGCAGCACTCAACTTAATTTCTCTTACAAAGGCAGAAAGCTACCTATGGAATGAGCGGGACTCACGTCTCCTCTCCAACAGGAGTGTGAATCCACTGATTAAATCACATAGTAGTTtgagaattttttttgtttttgtttttgttttgcaaaatTTTAAGTTGATgtgttgatttttcttttctttgatattttttcctaattttcttttattttctgtgtttttgttttttcaagaaaacacacaacacttGAAATCAGGATTTAACTTGAGAGTAGACACTGTCCTCAGCAAAGTCTCTCTTCCTTGTGCTTCTCGATTTTCTTTCACTGAAGTTCAGTGCAACATAGTTTACATGGCCATCAGTTTCAGCCTGTGTAATAAAGATATGCAATAATAACAACCaggtgaaataataataatgagctTTTCAGTTTTAATTGAATAACAAGCATTTTCATTACTTACTGGTTGGTGTGAGGTGTCAATTTGGTCTTCCGATATAGCATTTTCTATTCATAAAGATGAATTCAATTATTatgacaaatacaaaatagTAACATGCATTTGATGTGGCAActatttcaaaatgtatttcctaacatataaatatataacacaaaacatttaatatgtattcatattcatatttaaacaatggaaatgCTACTTGAATAACGGGGCAATCTTAGCTTTGGAAATCATCATACAACACTTacctttattttgtattctttgGTTGCAGATGAGGAAAACATTTCCAGTGACAGAAATGACCAAACACACTATTATTAAGGCCAGTTGAATAAATGCCGACTGTGTTTTTTCcactacaaaacaaacaaccagaAAGATATATCAAAGTTTCCAAAAAAAATCACTCATATGCTGCCAACATACCTTGACTATAACTTCCAGCAGTAAACAAAAAATCATACCAGCTTTCAGATCGgttccatttccaaataataTCTCCCCACATGTGGCCACAGCACAATAGTAAGTCCCTTCATCAGAGGAGCTGATGTTCTTAGAGAAGCGATAAACACAGCTATTCTGAAGGTCAGATGGTTTTTCACATTCATTGCTTCTCTTTCTGCCAGTGTAGATGATGCTAGGATGAGATTTGTCTGAACCAGCTCTGAACCAGAACATATCACGATCCCGTGCATATGTGTTGTTGTCAGAGTCAGAGAAAACTGAACACTGGAGAGCTGTTGTGTCTGCTGGATTGACTGGATCTGATACAGCTGGCCACTGAACGACAGTATAGTTTGATGCCCTCTGagtgtttcctgtttattaaaaatataaagacaatCGTCAAAACATGCTCCAACACACTAATACATTTTTTGAAAGTATGCCAGTTTATTACCTTTTACTAACAAATATGTCCCACTCCATTCAGGATTAAGCCATTCAATGATTCCACAGTGATAGATTCCTTCATCCTCTTGGACTGTCTTCAAAATGGTCAGATtgctaaatgtttttttattacatgCGTCATATCTTGATCTAAATATTTC
Coding sequences within it:
- the LOC105940956 gene encoding uncharacterized protein LOC105940956, whose product is MMVLWITLLFLHQGYSLVPMKIVQLGEPATLTCALPSNKELSTLEVHWYKQSIGDELKLISTLYGTTPPQYGQEIFRSRYDACNKKTFSNLTILKTVQEDEGIYHCGIIEWLNPEWSGTYLLVKGNTQRASNYTVVQWPAVSDPVNPADTTALQCSVFSDSDNNTYARDRDMFWFRAGSDKSHPSIIYTGRKRSNECEKPSDLQNSCVYRFSKNISSSDEGTYYCAVATCGEILFGNGTDLKAGMIFCLLLEVIVKWKKHSRHLFNWP